In Planctomycetota bacterium, one genomic interval encodes:
- a CDS encoding amino acid--tRNA ligase-related protein: DPGFAITAKSLALPPDKHKGLADPELRYRQRYVDLWANPESMDVMQKRFAIIDAMRNYLKKRGFVEVETPMLQPIHGGAAARPFETKHNAYGMDLFLRIAPELYLKRLLVGGMPKVFEINRNFRNEGVSPKHNPEFTMLEAYEAYGNWETMAELVEDMICTVAMEVLGTTKITIGEKEVDLGKRPWRRATMVTLVEETLGYRFEKQFLQESDPTFADALFLTVDDTIREVVKSLPAPSEFESALAKLDPAVRSNLRAEDVEIFRGILPQMPDFLESMRQKVSGIKQLRLGTTPSAELVSLFEKFVEPNLSEPVFVTRVPSDIIPLARPCEDDPYFCDVYELAIGGQEISPGYTELNDPDVQARLFQEQAVEDEGERQKVDHDFLHALKVGMPPAGGMGLGVDRLVMLLLGQPSIRDVLAFPLMKPQSLGGPGPTSGTNYTPMVGQGPPYWTLYIPLLISKYLAKRRIAWVSVIAVTACTALVLVVISVMSGWLDMFRGTFKGLSGDVVVRSRGLAGFENYEKLAEAVEQIPGVKAAVPTIESYGVVSINNSFQEAVRVVGLPIDRIGLVNGFTDSLYLNNPETSPTEPLADWERTAPGRAASAVQRGLIEPEDEAFYRDALIARVRQWAGETVRPTFDLPWSDELYQQSVPQRRGSGRGPDPATYPGAIVGSRILGIGKLDNRWQGLWPDQAIPIRFLLLAPDPEGAAVDVERQKAEFSAWIVDNSRTGIFEADKNTVYVDFDLLQNQLRMDATEIYPEGIDPETGEFLGEPVTLPARTTKLHISLDEGQDLYAMRDKIDAVASDVYGAIPGGGQQYLLLDIDSWDRQPSVGQFLAAVEKERALVVTLFSFISMVTVGLILCVFYMIVKEKTRDIGILKSVGATSTGIAGVFLGYGAVIGLVGGGLGIVLGGLIVFYINEIHDAMGTLLDVQIWAADTYMFDKIPNTVRPLEAGVIFAAAIVSSIVGATIPALLAARQRPVESLRFE; the protein is encoded by the coding sequence GTCGATGGACGTGATGCAGAAGCGGTTCGCGATCATCGACGCGATGCGGAACTACCTCAAGAAGCGCGGCTTCGTCGAGGTCGAGACGCCGATGCTCCAACCCATCCACGGCGGCGCCGCGGCCAGGCCGTTCGAGACCAAGCACAATGCCTACGGGATGGACTTGTTCCTCCGGATTGCCCCGGAGCTCTACCTCAAACGGCTGCTGGTGGGCGGGATGCCGAAAGTGTTCGAGATCAACCGCAACTTCCGCAACGAAGGCGTCAGCCCGAAGCACAACCCCGAGTTCACCATGCTCGAGGCCTACGAGGCCTACGGCAACTGGGAGACGATGGCGGAGCTGGTGGAGGACATGATCTGCACCGTGGCGATGGAGGTGCTGGGGACGACGAAGATCACGATTGGCGAGAAGGAAGTCGACCTCGGCAAGCGACCGTGGCGGCGGGCCACCATGGTCACACTGGTTGAAGAAACGCTTGGGTACCGGTTCGAAAAGCAGTTTCTACAGGAGAGCGATCCGACGTTTGCAGATGCATTGTTCTTAACCGTTGATGACACCATCCGCGAGGTTGTCAAGAGTCTACCGGCCCCTAGTGAGTTCGAATCGGCACTGGCTAAGTTAGATCCAGCCGTACGATCCAACCTACGAGCAGAAGATGTTGAAATCTTTCGCGGCATTCTGCCGCAGATGCCGGATTTTCTCGAGTCGATGCGACAAAAGGTTAGCGGGATCAAGCAATTACGATTGGGGACAACTCCGTCGGCAGAACTTGTCTCGCTGTTCGAGAAGTTTGTAGAGCCGAACCTGAGCGAGCCAGTCTTCGTCACGCGTGTTCCGAGCGACATCATCCCCCTCGCCCGCCCCTGCGAGGATGACCCCTATTTCTGCGACGTCTACGAGCTCGCCATCGGCGGGCAGGAGATTTCGCCGGGGTACACCGAGCTCAACGACCCCGACGTGCAAGCCCGTCTCTTCCAGGAGCAGGCCGTGGAAGACGAGGGCGAACGCCAGAAGGTCGACCACGACTTCCTCCACGCCCTCAAGGTCGGCATGCCACCCGCCGGCGGTATGGGCCTCGGCGTCGATCGGCTCGTCATGCTGCTGCTGGGGCAGCCGTCGATTCGGGATGTGCTCGCGTTTCCGTTGATGAAACCGCAGTCGTTGGGTGGGCCCGGGCCCACCTCTGGCACCAACTACACACCGATGGTGGGCCAGGGCCCACCCTACTGGACCTTGTACATTCCTCTGCTCATCTCGAAGTACTTGGCCAAGCGGCGGATCGCTTGGGTGAGTGTGATTGCCGTCACGGCCTGCACGGCGCTCGTGCTGGTCGTCATCAGCGTGATGAGCGGGTGGCTCGACATGTTCCGCGGCACCTTCAAAGGCCTCAGCGGCGATGTCGTCGTGCGGAGCCGTGGGCTGGCTGGGTTTGAGAACTACGAAAAGCTGGCCGAGGCCGTGGAGCAGATCCCGGGCGTGAAGGCGGCCGTGCCGACGATCGAGTCGTACGGCGTGGTGAGCATCAACAACAGCTTCCAGGAGGCCGTCCGAGTCGTCGGTTTGCCGATCGACCGCATCGGGCTGGTCAACGGCTTTACCGACTCGCTCTACCTGAACAACCCGGAAACCTCGCCCACAGAGCCGCTCGCCGACTGGGAACGCACGGCTCCCGGTCGGGCGGCGTCGGCGGTGCAGCGGGGGCTCATCGAGCCCGAGGACGAGGCGTTCTACCGCGACGCACTCATCGCCCGCGTCCGTCAGTGGGCGGGCGAGACGGTCCGGCCGACGTTCGATCTGCCTTGGTCGGACGAGCTGTACCAGCAGTCCGTCCCACAGCGGCGGGGCAGTGGACGTGGGCCGGATCCGGCGACGTATCCCGGGGCGATCGTCGGCTCGCGCATCCTCGGCATCGGCAAGCTCGACAACCGCTGGCAAGGCCTCTGGCCCGACCAGGCGATCCCGATCCGCTTCCTCCTGCTCGCCCCCGACCCCGAAGGCGCGGCCGTCGACGTCGAGCGGCAGAAGGCGGAGTTTTCCGCGTGGATCGTCGATAACAGCCGCACCGGCATCTTCGAGGCCGACAAGAACACCGTCTACGTCGACTTTGATCTGCTGCAAAACCAGCTGCGGATGGACGCCACCGAGATCTACCCAGAAGGCATCGACCCCGAGACCGGCGAGTTCCTTGGCGAGCCCGTCACGCTGCCCGCACGGACGACCAAGCTGCACATCAGCCTGGACGAAGGCCAAGACCTCTACGCGATGCGCGACAAGATCGACGCCGTCGCCTCGGACGTCTACGGGGCGATCCCCGGCGGCGGGCAACAGTATCTTTTGCTCGACATTGACAGCTGGGACCGACAGCCATCCGTGGGTCAATTCCTCGCGGCCGTTGAGAAAGAACGAGCGCTCGTCGTGACGCTCTTTTCGTTCATCAGCATGGTGACCGTCGGCCTGATTTTGTGCGTCTTCTACATGATCGTGAAGGAGAAGACGCGCGACATCGGCATCCTCAAGAGTGTCGGCGCGACCAGCACCGGCATCGCGGGCGTCTTCCTCGGCTACGGCGCGGTCATCGGCCTGGTCGGCGGCGGGCTGGGCATCGTGCTGGGCGGGCTCATCGTCTTCTACATCAACGAGATCCACGACGCGATGGGCACGCTCCTCGACGTCCAGATCTGGGCGGCGGACACGTACATGTTCGACAAGATCCCCAACACGGTCCGTCCGCTCGAAGCCGGCGTCATCTTCGCCGCGGCCATCGTCAGCAGCATCGTCGGCGCGACGATTCCGGCGCTGCTCGCCGCGAGGCAGAGGCCGGTGGAGTCGTTGCGGTTTGAATAA